In Scomber japonicus isolate fScoJap1 chromosome 19, fScoJap1.pri, whole genome shotgun sequence, a single genomic region encodes these proteins:
- the abl1 gene encoding tyrosine-protein kinase ABL1 isoform X4 — protein MKMLEICLKLVGCKSKKGLSSSSSCYLEEALQRPDFEGQGLTEAARWNSKENLLAGPSENDPNLFVALYDFVASGDNTLSITKGEKLRVLGYNHNGEWCEAQTKNGQGWVPSNYITPVNSLEKHSWYHGPVSRNAAEYLLSSGINGSFLVRESESSPGQRSISLRYEGRVYHYRINTASDGKLYVSSESRFNTLAELVHHHSTVADGLITTLHYPAPKRNKPTIYGVSPNYDKWEMERTDITMKHKLGGGQYGEVYEGVWKKYNLTVAVKTLKEDTMEVEEFLKEAAVMKEIKHPNLVQLLGVCTREPPFYIITEFMTHGNLLDYLRECNREEVNAVVLLHMATQISSAMEYLEKKNFIHRDLAARNCLVGENHLVKVADFGLSRLMTGDTYTAHAGAKFPIKWTAPESLAYNKFSIKSDVWAFGVLLWEIATYGMSPYPGIDLSQVYELLEKDYRMDRPEGCPEKVYELMRDCWRWNPSERPSFAETHQAFETMFQESSISDEVEKELGKKGKKVTLGSIQQAPELPTKTRTLRKNMDNRDGDSPDPVDPEAAVSSPMLPRKERPLLDSNLNEDDRLLPKDKDKTRGSGFLSLIKKKKKNAPAPPKRSSSFREMDIHPDRRVVTPDPRDSDSFNSGGSLAINDTAHGLDSSKFLSTNNNGAGGITNGAPTYPGPLFPRKKGAPAVPGPGGKAATTPPSEEEVMTNSKRFLWSSSLPSSSDGTEWKSVTLPRDLGQHHFDSGTFGGKPALPRKRTSEQKGENAPRMGTLTPPPRLPKKTEETSDEVLKDTEPSPGSSPQALTPKVVRRPGVPGLENSKTSALHAELLKPNVFPALGAAGEECRARRQRHTVDSSSVRERGKFQKPKPAPPPPPANAKIGKSSRSPTQELPSPSDIKAKGLPSVSEPHHSTTASDQARTSLSEGSKKLPLGSTSKPQPLKTSTSSTSVSTSLSSQSLGGFSSSLTSPGDQSSPTAFIPLVNTRRSLRKTAPRQASERTPNSAVTREMVLEGTELLRAAICRNSEQTGSHSAVLEAGKNLSKYCMSYVDSIQQMRNKFAFREAINKLESSLRELQICPAATGGGNAQQDFSKLLSSVKEISDIVQR, from the exons atgaaAATGTTGGAGATATGCCTGAAATTGGTGGGGTGTAAATCTAAGAAAGGCCTCTcgtcctcctccagctgttacTTGGAAG aaGCTCTCCAAAGACCAGACTTTGAGGGTCAGGGTCTGACAGAAGCAGCTCGCTGGAACTCCAAAGAGAACCTGTTGGCCGGGCCCAGCGAGAATGACCCCAACCTGTTTGTTGCGCTCTATGATTTCGTGGCCAGCGGGGACAACACACTCAGCATTACTAAAG GGGAGAAGCTGCGTGTGCTAGGTTACAACCACAATGGTGAGTGGTGCGAAGCGCAGACCAAGAATGGCCAGGGTTGGGTGCCGTCCAACTACATCACCCCCGTCAACAGCTTGGAGAAGCACAGCTGGTACCATGGACCTGTGTCACGCAATGCTGCCGAGTACCTGCTCAGCTCGGGCATTAATGGGAGCTTCCTGGTCCGTGAGAGCGAGAGCAGCCCTGGCCAGAGGTCCATTTCTCTGCGGTACGAGGGGAGAGTCTACCATTACAGGATTAACACTGCATCCGATGGCAAG CTGTACGTCTCGTCAGAAAGCCGTTTCAACACACTGGCAGAGCTGGTACATCATCATTCCACAGTGGCCGACGGCCTCATCACCACGCTACACTACCCGGCACCGAAGCGCAACAAGCCCACCATCTACGGAGTGTCCCCCAACTACGATAAGTGGGAGATGGAGCGCACTGACATCACCATGAAGCACAAGCTGGGAGGCGGCCAGTATGGGGAGGTGTACGAGGGTGTTTGGAAGAAGTACAACCTCACTGTGGCTGTGAAGACACTAAAG GAGGATACAATGGAGGTGGAGGAATTTCTCAAAGAGGCTGCTGTTATGAAAGAGATCAAACATCCCAACCTGGTACAACTGTTAG GGGTGTGCACACGGGAGCCACCGTTCTATATTATCACAGAGTTCATGACCCATGGTAACCTACTAGACTACCTGAGGGAGTGCAACAGAGAGGAGGTCAATGCTGTGGTGCTGCTCCACATGGCCACACAGATCTCCTCTGCTATGGAGtacctggagaaaaaaaactttatacACAG GGACTTAGCTGCCCGTAACTGTCTGGTCGGAGAGAACCACCTGGTGAAGGTTGCCGACTTTGGCCTGAGTAGGTTAATGACAGGAGATACCTACACAGCTCATGCCGGGGCTAAGTTTCCCATCAAATGGACCGCTCCAGAGAGTCTGGCGTACAACAAATTCTCTATTAAGTCTGATGTCTGGG CATTTGGTGTGCTGTTGTGGGAGATCGCCACCTATGGGATGTCTCCATACCCCGGCATTGACTTGTCCCAGGTCTACGAATTGCTCGAGAAAGACTACCGCATGGACCGACCAGAGGGTTGCCCTGAGAAGGTCTATGAACTCATGAGGGACT GCTGGAGGTGGAACCCATCAGAACGTCCATCTTTTGCTGAAACACACCAAGCCTTTGAGACCATGTTCCAGGAGTCCAGCATCTCTGACG AGGTGGAAAAGGAGTtggggaagaaagggaagaaggtgACATTGGGCTCCATTCAGCAGGCTCCAGAGCTGCCCACCAAGACAAGAACTCTTCGCAAAAACATGGACAACCGGGATGGAGATAGTCCAG ACCCAGTTGATCCAGAGGCAGCTGTGTCATCACCCATGCTCCCCAGGAAAGAGCGCCCTCTCCTGGACAGCAACCTGAATGAGGATGACCGCCTGCTACCGAAAGACAAGGACAAGACACGTGGCAGTGGCTTTCTCAGCCTcatcaagaaaaagaaaaagaacgcACCAGCTCCTCCCAAACGCAGCTCCTCCTTCAGAGAGATGGACATCCACCCTGACAGGAGGGTTGTGACTCCAGATCCTCGGGACAGTGACAGCTTCAACAGTGGTGGATCTTTGGCCATTAATGACACGGCACACGGACTTGACTCCTCAAAGTTTCTGAGTACTAACAATAATGGGGCGGGGGGAATCACCAATGGAGCTCCTACCTACCCTGGACCTTTATTCCCCAGGAAGAAGGGAGCTCCTGCAGTGCCTGGCCCAGGGGGCAAGGCAGCTACCACACCACCCAGTGAGGAGGAAGTGATGACTAACTCGAAGCGTTTCCTCTGGTCCTCTAGCCTGCCCTCCAGCTCAGATGGCACTGAATGGAAGTCTGTTACACTGCCGCGAGACTTGGGCCAGCATCACTTTGACTCAGGCACCTTTGGGGGCAAACCAGCTCTGCCACGAAAGAGAACCAGTGAGCAGAAAGGGGAGAACGCCCCTCGAATGGGCACCCTGACTCCCCCACCACGTCTGcctaaaaagacagaagaaacatCTGATGAGGTGTTAAAAGACACTGAACCCAGTCCTGGATCCAGTCCTCAGGCTTTAACACCTAAGGTGGTCAGGAGACCAGGGGTACCGGGGCTGGAGAACTCCAAGACCAGTGCTCTCCATGCTGAGCTTCTCAAGCCCAATGTCTTCCCTGCTTTGGGGGCAGCTGGAGAAGAGTGCAGGGCCCGCAGGCAAAGGCACACTGTGGACTCTTCATCTGTcagggaaagaggaaagtttCAGAAACCCAAACCagccccacctccaccacctgcCAATGCCAAAATAGGCAAGAGTTCCCGCAGCCCCACTCAAGAACTCCCCTCCCCCTCAGACATCAAAGCTAAGGGCCTCCCGTCTGTGTCAGAGCCCCACCACTCAACCACTGCCAGTGACCAAGCCCGCACATCCCTCAGTGAGGGCTCCAAGAAGCTGCCCTTGGGCTCCACCTCCAAACCTCAACCGTTAAagacctccacctcctccacttcAGTGAGCACCTCCCTCTCCAGCCAGAGCCTCGGAggtttctcttcctccctcacctccCCTGGCGACCAGAGCTCACCCACTGCTTTCATCCCCCTCGTGAACACCCGACGCTCCCTTCGCAAGACTGCACCCCGCCAGGCCTCTGAACGTACGCCGAACTCAGCCGTGACACGTGAGATGGTGCTGGAGGGCACCGAGCTGCTTCGTGCAGCCATTTGCCGCAACTCGGAGCAGACGGGTAGCCACAGTGCTGTGCTGGAGGCCGGCAAGAACCTGTCGAAGTACTGCATGAGCTACGTCGACTCCATCCAGCAGATGAGGAACAAGTTTGCCTTCCGCGAGGCTATCAACAAGCTTGAGAGCAGCCTGCGTGAGCTGCAAATCTGCCCCGCCGCCACAGGGGGTGGCAATGCCCAGCAGGACTTCAGCAAGCTGCTGTCCTCTGTCAAAGAGATCAGTGACATTGTTCAGAGGTAG